From a single Brassica oleracea var. oleracea cultivar TO1000 chromosome C5, BOL, whole genome shotgun sequence genomic region:
- the LOC106293109 gene encoding uncharacterized protein LOC106293109 translates to MRRKIMQRDVERLKLKPWIESVRSWINVGVEATILEQAERYATNQKLKIWENYVKGQELSNGSTALETKQKRDLYVLGGGRFYVQSVGDQKLASIQNHFASMFVKDAPIIVSFNSKRGDIVLAQFILDYFWNRAMIVNSPRGAVEMINLKCSTSIMETMK, encoded by the exons ATGAGACGCAAAATCATGCAGAGAGACGTCGAG AGATTGAAGTTGAAACCGTGGATTGAATCGGTACGTTCTTGGATCAATGTGGGAGTTGAAGCAACTATTCTTGAACAGGCAGAGAGATATGCTACTAACCAGAAACTGAAG ATTTGGGAGAATTATGTTAAAGGACAAGAACTATCAAACGGAAGTACAGCCTTAGAAACCAAACAAAAAAGAGACCTCT ATGTACTTGGCGGTGGTCGATTCTATGTTCAGTCGGTTGGAGACCAGAAACTAGCTTCGATTCAGAACCATTTTGCATCCATGTTTGTTAAAGATGCTCCCATCATCGTATCCTTCAACTCTAAGAGAGGTGATATCGTTCTTGCACAGTTTATCCTTGACTACTTTTGGAACCGTGCAATG ATTGTGAATTCACCACGAGGCGCTGTTGAGATGATAAATTTGAAGTGTTCTACTTCGATTATGGAAACCATGAAGTAG